A window of Pantanalinema sp. contains these coding sequences:
- a CDS encoding aminodeoxychorismate/anthranilate synthase component II, whose amino-acid sequence MIDNYDSFTYNLVQYLGELGAEVSVHRNDALTLEAIEALSPERIVISPGPGTPDDAGISKAVLAHFAGKVPILGVCLGHQSMGEVFGGRVIRAPYLMHGKTSMIHHDGKGVFAGLPNPFEATRYHSLIVSREDLPACLEVSAWTEDGLIMGMRHRDLPAFEGVQFHPESILTAAGHDLLRNFLGLSVQGT is encoded by the coding sequence ATGATCGACAACTACGACTCGTTCACCTACAACCTCGTGCAGTACCTGGGCGAGCTGGGGGCAGAGGTTTCGGTTCACCGCAACGACGCCCTGACCCTGGAGGCGATCGAGGCGCTTTCGCCCGAGCGGATCGTGATCTCGCCGGGCCCCGGGACGCCGGACGACGCGGGGATCTCGAAGGCGGTGCTCGCGCACTTCGCGGGCAAGGTGCCGATCCTGGGGGTCTGCCTGGGTCACCAGAGCATGGGCGAGGTCTTCGGGGGGCGGGTGATCCGGGCGCCGTACCTGATGCACGGCAAGACGTCCATGATCCATCACGACGGCAAGGGGGTCTTTGCGGGCCTGCCCAATCCCTTCGAGGCGACCCGCTACCACTCGCTGATCGTTTCGCGCGAGGATCTGCCCGCGTGCCTGGAGGTGTCGGCCTGGACCGAGGACGGGCTGATCATGGGGATGAGGCACCGGGACTTGCCGGCGTTCGAGGGGGTTCAGTTCCACCCTGAGTCGATCCTGACGGCGGCGGGCCACGACCTGCTGCGGAATTTCCTCGGATTGAGCGTCCAGGGAACTTGA
- the ilvC gene encoding ketol-acid reductoisomerase, which yields MGVMHYDADVAPLTGRRIAVIGYGAQGHAHALNLRDSGFDVRVGLYEGSPSWARAKAAGLRVMTVEEACDEADAIAVMVPDERIPALFEGAIAPRLSAGDALFFAHGFAVQYGQIRPPSDVDVILAAPMGQGNAVRRLFTEGGGMPCLVAVHQDASGNAMALALAYAKGLGAHRAGILETTFKEETETDLFAEQAVLVGGVNALIKASFETLVEAGYQSEVAYFSSLHELKAVIDVLQREGLAGQRRLISNTAEYGADRVGPRLIDARVKQEMRAVLSEIQDGSFARAWIAESANGCPSLAAERAAEDAHPIEEVGARLRAMMPWLARV from the coding sequence ATGGGTGTGATGCACTACGACGCCGACGTCGCGCCGCTCACGGGGCGGCGGATCGCCGTGATCGGCTACGGGGCCCAGGGCCATGCCCACGCGCTGAACCTGCGCGACAGCGGCTTCGACGTGCGGGTGGGCCTGTACGAGGGCTCGCCCTCGTGGGCGCGGGCCAAGGCCGCGGGCCTGCGGGTGATGACGGTCGAAGAGGCCTGCGACGAGGCCGACGCGATCGCCGTGATGGTGCCGGACGAGCGCATCCCGGCCCTGTTCGAGGGGGCGATCGCGCCTCGGCTCTCGGCGGGCGACGCTCTTTTCTTTGCCCACGGCTTCGCCGTCCAGTACGGCCAGATCCGGCCCCCCTCGGACGTGGACGTGATCCTGGCGGCTCCCATGGGCCAGGGCAACGCGGTGCGGCGCCTGTTCACCGAGGGCGGCGGAATGCCGTGCCTGGTGGCCGTGCACCAGGACGCGAGTGGTAATGCCATGGCGCTCGCCCTGGCCTACGCCAAGGGCCTGGGCGCCCACCGGGCGGGGATCCTGGAGACGACCTTCAAGGAGGAGACCGAGACGGACCTCTTCGCGGAGCAGGCGGTGCTGGTGGGGGGCGTGAACGCGCTGATCAAGGCCTCGTTCGAGACCCTGGTCGAGGCCGGCTACCAGAGCGAGGTGGCTTACTTCAGTTCCCTGCATGAGCTCAAGGCGGTGATCGACGTGCTGCAGCGCGAGGGGCTCGCGGGCCAGCGCCGGCTCATCTCGAACACGGCCGAGTACGGGGCCGACCGGGTGGGCCCGCGCCTGATCGACGCGCGGGTGAAGCAGGAGATGAGGGCCGTGCTCTCGGAGATCCAGGACGGGAGCTTCGCCCGGGCTTGGATCGCGGAGAGCGCCAATGGGTGCCCCTCGCTCGCGGCCGAGCGGGCGGCCGAGGACGCCCATCCGATCGAGGAGGTCGGCGCGCGCCTGCGGGCGATGATGCCCTGGCTCGCAAGGGTATAG